The window CATCCCATAACACGTATTTTGCTTCCGACTGCAGATTGATGAGACCAAAGTGATTTTCAGATCCCAATGGATTGGCCGCGTCTTTCCATTTTTCGTCAAAAGCTTCGAAATAGAATACCGAAACACCGTTTTCTTCCGACCACTCCCTTATCATATCATGATAGAGAGCCATTTTATACTCATCGGTTGCCCTGGATCCTTCATCCCCGTATAAAGTGTTGGATACGGTAGCCCAACCAGTTTCACCAATATGAACCTGCTTATTAATCCCTAAACTCCGCATGTATTCAACCACGCTTTCATATTGATCAATTGCATAATCCAGAGAACGCTGCATAGCTGCATCAATCTTTTCCATATCACTCAGGTCCGTCTCGCTTTCCGCTACTCCCCAAAAGACCGGATGGTAATGTGTATCGTGCATGGGATAGGTATGCATCGAAATATAGTCGACTGCTTCAATTAGCTTATTCAGATCTTCTTTATGATAATCTTCACTACCGCCGCCCCAGGAGGCAAAATTATCAGAACTCGTAATCCATAAGTCTTTGGGAAGGTCTCCCTTGGATTTTAGCTGTTGTAAATGATTTACCCAGTGAAGTATGATCCCGGGTTCCACATAATACTCTGTTTGCCAGTGTACCATTGCTTCATTTCCTACAGCAAGTACCTTTACAATATCAGGGTATTTGTTTGCAAGCCTGACTGCCCGTTCTATCTCTTTGGCATTATCCGGGTTGTCTTCATCCCGAATACGTTCCGGCTCATCGGTCCAGGCATTTATCGCATCAATCCAGGCTCCCATCATTACATACATCTCAAAAGAAGGATCATTTTCTTTCATTTCGTGTATAGCTTGCAGCAAGCGTGGTACGGCTTGAAGAGTAACATTATAGGTTCTCACCATTTTTATACCCATTGCTGAAAGAAGTCTCATGTCTTCTTTCAAGTCTGCAATTGAGGGAACGCTGTCGCGTGATATATCCCGATACCCACTGTAGGATATAGCCGGATAATTTATGGGATCCGCTAATATTTCTTCAGCCG of the Gracilimonas sediminicola genome contains:
- a CDS encoding glycosyl hydrolase family 17 protein — translated: MKKTAEEILADPINYPAISYSGYRDISRDSVPSIADLKEDMRLLSAMGIKMVRTYNVTLQAVPRLLQAIHEMKENDPSFEMYVMMGAWIDAINAWTDEPERIRDEDNPDNAKEIERAVRLANKYPDIVKVLAVGNEAMVHWQTEYYVEPGIILHWVNHLQQLKSKGDLPKDLWITSSDNFASWGGGSEDYHKEDLNKLIEAVDYISMHTYPMHDTHYHPVFWGVAESETDLSDMEKIDAAMQRSLDYAIDQYESVVEYMRSLGINKQVHIGETGWATVSNTLYGDEGSRATDEYKMALYHDMIREWSEENGVSVFYFEAFDEKWKDAANPLGSENHFGLINLQSEAKYVLWDEVDAGVFEGLTRDGKPITKTFNGNMDSLLNTVKVPPVNSEIKSAE